In Candidatus Margulisiibacteriota bacterium, the following proteins share a genomic window:
- a CDS encoding ComEA family DNA-binding protein → MQLTKEQQLLILGIVLSLLVGFGVMYFKPGNSTQELAILPPETAPKVEVHLCGAVRREGVYEVKSGDRLIDILNLAGGALPTADLSAVNLAEPVKDGQKIVIPLKVVLLLEAGCAVSPGGKVSLNSGDEKAFDDLPGIGASTAKAIVAYRRKNGPFTRLEQIMEIPRFGKAKFDRIKDRLVL, encoded by the coding sequence ATGCAACTGACCAAAGAACAACAACTCCTCATTCTTGGAATAGTTTTATCATTATTAGTTGGCTTCGGCGTAATGTATTTCAAACCGGGGAATTCTACTCAAGAGCTGGCGATCCTACCGCCGGAAACGGCGCCTAAAGTTGAGGTCCATCTTTGCGGCGCGGTCCGCAGAGAAGGGGTCTACGAAGTAAAAAGTGGCGACCGGTTGATCGATATTCTTAATCTAGCCGGAGGAGCTTTGCCAACTGCCGACCTTTCGGCGGTCAACCTGGCAGAACCGGTTAAAGATGGCCAAAAGATCGTTATCCCGCTGAAGGTTGTTTTGCTCCTGGAAGCTGGCTGCGCGGTTTCTCCCGGCGGCAAGGTCAGTTTGAATTCAGGGGACGAAAAGGCTTTCGATGATTTGCCGGGGATTGGGGCCTCAACGGCCAAGGCAATCGTTGCTTACCGGCGGAAGAATGGACCTTTTACCAGGCTTGAGCAGATCATGGAGATCCCCCGATTCGGCAAGGCCAAGTTCGACAGAATAAAAGATCGGTTAGTTCTTTGA
- a CDS encoding DNA internalization-related competence protein ComEC/Rec2, with translation MKNRAGLSPLVLITAAYALGIGLGQYVPPPLPLYLLMLFIVLAIIAFILKIELGRILLVIFLLFGLSSSQLRGSHAEPLDRFVEAGYLTIQGEVITVPRVKEGKSAFSFQLHRLSRERQEYHFNREIMAFVPGSFDYGDKLELRGRLSRSDSFANPLVPEREVPFLFSATDCRRLGKGGSWLNKITFAFSARFNDVLAQILPRQEASLLGSVLLGSNVSPLDPEVKDEYRKAGLIHLLVVSGTQVSILIGVCLSLAKLCRFPLWLSAAVATLFNLLLVVVTGGGASILRAAIMGEIALLGLFFEREKEFYTALALSALILLLFDPHYLFDLGFQLSFLATWSLFYLVPPLTESLPEKLPGRELVALSVGPLLATTPLIVYNFSQFTLAGILPNFIILPWIELLVVYGFSATMIGFIFLPLAKIMGGTIWLGLVILDLIAKTIAGLPGGSVYVKQAPFVWLIAYYLVLVGLFKKIGAKERFWPGLLLFLALFCFPLFIGGTKGLAVTFIDVGQGDAAFIQCPNGRTVLIDGGGEERDKGRGYDRIGKMVLLPFLRKQGVNKIDLVIATHPHADHIAGLNEVLKSVKVDNLIDNGEIFNSPAYFRYRELIEKNKIKHSTGRTGLKINLGSGVVGRIVWPADLHNSTNGNSIVLRLAYGQISFLFTGDLDNESEERLLRLGEPLRSTFLKVGHHGSATSTSAEFLAAVLPRVAIISVGRRNRYGHPSKKALEKLTPYGLLMTKDVGGITVQSDGRNYTIETARSCRSARNSRPRG, from the coding sequence TTGAAAAACCGCGCAGGGCTCTCCCCCCTCGTCCTGATAACCGCCGCTTACGCGCTGGGGATTGGCCTGGGCCAATATGTTCCGCCGCCGTTGCCGCTTTATTTGCTGATGTTATTTATAGTTTTGGCGATTATTGCTTTTATCCTCAAGATTGAGCTCGGTCGGATATTGTTGGTTATTTTTTTGCTTTTCGGCCTAAGTTCATCTCAATTGCGGGGCTCTCATGCCGAGCCGCTGGATCGTTTCGTCGAAGCCGGTTATTTAACAATTCAGGGAGAAGTGATAACCGTTCCGCGCGTTAAAGAAGGGAAGAGTGCTTTTTCTTTCCAACTGCACCGGCTTTCTCGCGAACGGCAAGAGTATCATTTTAACAGGGAAATTATGGCTTTTGTTCCGGGAAGCTTTGATTATGGCGACAAGCTGGAACTAAGAGGACGGCTTAGCCGGAGCGACTCTTTCGCTAATCCTCTGGTCCCGGAGAGAGAGGTTCCTTTTCTTTTTTCCGCAACCGACTGCCGGAGGCTTGGCAAGGGGGGAAGCTGGCTGAATAAAATAACCTTTGCTTTTAGCGCTCGGTTTAATGATGTCCTGGCGCAAATTTTGCCGCGCCAAGAGGCTTCTCTTTTGGGCAGTGTTCTTTTGGGGAGCAATGTTTCGCCGCTCGATCCGGAAGTTAAAGACGAATACCGCAAAGCCGGGCTTATTCATTTGCTGGTCGTTTCCGGAACCCAGGTTTCGATCTTGATCGGAGTTTGTTTGTCTTTAGCAAAATTATGCCGCTTTCCACTCTGGTTAAGCGCCGCGGTCGCGACTTTATTTAATCTATTGTTAGTCGTAGTAACGGGGGGTGGGGCCTCTATTCTCCGGGCGGCAATTATGGGGGAGATCGCGTTGCTCGGATTATTCTTCGAGCGGGAAAAAGAGTTTTATACCGCTTTGGCGTTGTCTGCTTTAATCTTATTGTTGTTTGATCCCCATTACTTATTTGATCTCGGTTTCCAACTTTCTTTCCTGGCGACTTGGTCGCTTTTTTATCTGGTCCCGCCGCTAACCGAAAGCTTGCCGGAGAAATTGCCGGGGAGAGAACTTGTTGCTTTGTCGGTCGGGCCGCTTCTGGCGACGACCCCGCTGATCGTCTACAATTTTAGTCAGTTTACTCTAGCTGGAATATTGCCCAATTTTATTATTCTTCCTTGGATCGAGCTGCTGGTTGTTTACGGTTTTTCCGCGACCATGATCGGTTTTATTTTTCTGCCGCTCGCGAAAATAATGGGGGGGACGATTTGGCTCGGCCTGGTCATTCTCGACCTCATTGCCAAAACAATTGCCGGACTGCCCGGCGGTTCAGTCTATGTTAAACAGGCTCCGTTCGTTTGGCTGATCGCTTATTATCTGGTTTTAGTCGGGCTGTTTAAAAAGATCGGAGCGAAAGAGCGTTTCTGGCCCGGTCTGTTGCTTTTTCTGGCGCTTTTTTGTTTTCCACTGTTTATTGGCGGGACAAAAGGCTTGGCCGTGACCTTTATTGATGTCGGCCAGGGAGATGCGGCCTTTATCCAATGTCCCAACGGACGGACGGTCCTGATCGACGGCGGTGGGGAAGAGCGCGATAAGGGGCGGGGTTATGACCGGATCGGCAAAATGGTTCTCTTGCCGTTCCTGCGCAAGCAGGGGGTCAATAAAATCGATCTGGTGATCGCGACCCATCCTCACGCCGACCATATCGCCGGCTTAAATGAGGTCCTCAAGAGCGTGAAAGTTGATAATTTGATCGATAACGGCGAAATATTTAATTCGCCGGCTTATTTCCGTTATCGGGAATTGATCGAGAAGAATAAGATCAAACACTCGACCGGCCGGACCGGCCTGAAGATCAATCTGGGGTCGGGGGTGGTTGGCCGGATCGTGTGGCCGGCTGATTTGCACAACTCGACCAACGGCAATTCGATCGTTCTGCGACTGGCTTACGGGCAAATTTCATTCTTGTTTACCGGCGACCTGGATAATGAAAGTGAAGAGCGGCTGCTGCGTCTGGGAGAACCGCTGCGCTCGACTTTTTTAAAAGTGGGGCATCACGGGAGCGCGACCTCGACTTCGGCTGAATTCTTGGCGGCGGTCTTACCCCGCGTCGCGATCATTTCCGTCGGCCGGCGCAATCGTTACGGCCACCCCTCAAAAAAAGCGCTCGAGAAGTTAACTCCTTACGGACTTCTGATGACCAAGGATGTCGGCGGCATAACGGTTCAAAGCGACGGTCGAAATTATACTATTGAGACAGCGAGATCGTGCCGGTCCGCCAGAAATAGTCGACCGCGCGGTTGA
- a CDS encoding S-layer homology domain-containing protein — protein MTRTLLNIAIGLLTLCLTPAFASSTLDPSSTIYNARQLGMGGASLGLTTDGSDIFLNPSALTKIEFPQFTATAGKLAMDETQYTLAGWAFPTKYGVFGLGFTGLNTGGSLATMRDPATGRIIQDPSREAGSYDNHALVFSYARDFDSPENLAIGANLKLINQTLSGNANDKASAMTLDLSATYRHNPWLKLSGTLQNLLGSGLKWRGTEDKIGGYYKFSGAINVLGKEDALYKNQQTVVAGLGLDLPNSTLGGGLLLHTGVEYVPQQNIFLRAGLNQEDGGTGLTLGVGLYNRGYRFDYAYVQRPNLPGDNPHYFSLSYVGEKTMSSSLRAKAKKGYLKITSPPNRLVTDRAYVIVSGEGSVTKILEKQTIWKVAAFGATIEVRELTTIEPLSKIYVNNLPLENTASIEANQILYVGRNVITLTGQTSYEILSSNQVLTAESYSDQVTVLRFLPFSDTPMSYWAIEPIALAVTLGMVKGYPDGKFYPEKGISRAELVTLLVRTLDKPEATMIPYGENKIFKDVPPKHWAAKEINYGSIIRYVTGYPDGTFRPNKVLTRAEGITILMRYAGLSEEKFYSGIPFPDLPADFWANKNILPAKNAGLLKYLEGQPFKPNAKFTRAEACEVLYRVSTVNRAVDYFWRTGTISLSQ, from the coding sequence ATGACGCGGACTTTATTAAATATCGCGATTGGACTTTTGACATTATGTCTTACCCCCGCTTTCGCCAGTTCAACCCTTGACCCAAGTAGCACAATTTACAACGCCCGCCAGCTTGGGATGGGCGGCGCGTCGCTCGGCTTAACGACCGACGGCAGCGACATTTTCCTCAATCCGTCGGCCCTGACCAAGATCGAATTCCCGCAATTTACCGCCACCGCCGGGAAATTAGCAATGGATGAAACCCAATACACTCTCGCCGGCTGGGCTTTCCCGACCAAGTACGGCGTTTTTGGCCTCGGTTTTACCGGCTTAAACACCGGCGGCTCGCTCGCGACGATGCGCGACCCGGCGACCGGCCGGATCATTCAAGACCCAAGCCGGGAAGCGGGGAGTTATGATAATCATGCCCTGGTCTTCTCATACGCCCGCGATTTTGATTCGCCCGAGAACCTGGCGATCGGCGCCAACCTTAAACTGATCAATCAAACCCTTAGCGGGAACGCCAATGATAAAGCGTCGGCCATGACCCTCGATCTCTCGGCGACCTACCGCCACAACCCCTGGCTGAAACTATCGGGGACCCTGCAAAACCTGCTCGGAAGCGGCCTGAAATGGCGGGGGACGGAAGACAAGATCGGCGGCTATTATAAATTCAGCGGCGCGATCAACGTTTTGGGCAAAGAAGACGCGCTCTATAAGAATCAACAGACGGTCGTCGCCGGTCTGGGACTTGACTTGCCAAACTCAACCTTGGGCGGAGGCCTGCTGCTCCATACCGGAGTGGAATACGTGCCGCAGCAAAATATTTTTCTCCGGGCGGGTCTTAACCAGGAAGACGGCGGGACCGGCCTGACCCTGGGGGTCGGCCTCTACAACAGAGGGTATCGTTTTGATTACGCTTACGTCCAGCGCCCCAATCTGCCGGGGGACAACCCGCATTACTTCTCTCTCTCCTATGTCGGAGAAAAAACCATGAGCTCTTCCCTACGGGCCAAAGCCAAGAAAGGCTATTTAAAGATCACCTCTCCCCCCAATCGCCTGGTGACCGACCGAGCATACGTGATCGTTTCCGGCGAAGGGTCGGTCACTAAAATCCTGGAAAAACAGACCATTTGGAAGGTCGCCGCTTTCGGCGCGACCATCGAAGTCCGGGAATTGACCACGATCGAGCCGTTAAGCAAGATCTACGTCAACAATCTCCCCTTGGAAAACACCGCGTCGATCGAAGCAAACCAGATTCTCTATGTCGGCCGGAACGTCATCACCCTGACCGGACAAACCAGCTATGAAATTTTGAGTTCCAACCAGGTTCTGACCGCCGAAAGCTATTCCGACCAAGTCACAGTTCTTCGCTTCCTCCCCTTCTCCGACACGCCGATGAGCTACTGGGCGATCGAACCGATCGCTCTCGCGGTCACGCTCGGCATGGTCAAGGGCTACCCGGACGGCAAATTTTACCCGGAAAAAGGGATCTCGAGAGCGGAACTCGTCACCCTTCTCGTTCGGACCCTGGACAAGCCGGAAGCGACGATGATCCCTTACGGCGAAAATAAGATCTTTAAGGATGTCCCTCCAAAACACTGGGCGGCCAAGGAGATAAACTACGGCAGTATCATTCGCTACGTAACCGGCTATCCCGACGGGACCTTCCGGCCGAACAAAGTTTTAACCCGCGCGGAAGGGATCACCATTTTGATGCGTTATGCCGGGCTAAGCGAAGAGAAGTTCTACTCCGGCATCCCCTTCCCTGATCTCCCGGCCGATTTCTGGGCGAACAAGAATATTCTGCCGGCCAAGAACGCCGGTTTGCTGAAGTATCTTGAAGGTCAACCCTTCAAGCCGAACGCTAAATTTACCCGGGCGGAAGCGTGCGAAGTCCTCTACCGGGTTTCGACCGTCAACCGCGCGGTCGACTATTTCTGGCGGACCGGCACGATCTCGCTGTCTCAATAG
- a CDS encoding Ig-like domain-containing protein: MKNKLLIALLFLIAAAPVLATVNIINEELTSVDDTSFIVTWTTTDEAAATAIEYGIGGYYATATVSGATNYHYCRVSGLWSNTTYKYRVRSGGALGPERSVTTLERPTGEYLFSFAVLSDPRYAEGRTPDSTGARGIPYSVCDKIIDSTVADLNALADKPAFLVLNGNQVDIWTTDSGDQAKNQFKARFAPFTGASDLNNPDYRLNPVPGYYDKKADYTTNWISDNLNPLRDNFTQYVTADSATDSVYNYSFSYKHYNFVFADSVQSAGNGRININAVRDLVTAEAKKTFIFSSYPAYDFTGVIIDGATQRDYPIDLPTVEGTTAIDNGQSFRDTLETLTYSAGGFNYPLAAAVVSGHVADNYRRDIHGISYVRQGPALQYPTGYSVYRVYTNGYTKTFYKSSGRDSGDRPYYEYARSLIGDSGGVIKELLTSFWLGSNSMRNFSVTYPYAPGIDPSISSTIPAGGAVKAPLNQPFVVTFNKRMSTAVNADWIFATPTIIKGTPTIDASGRVITFPHSGLETGKTYTITLLKTKVRDESGGAMANDQSFYFYTTDSVPDYAPPTAAILNPPTNNLTTDIRPTFLGIATDEAGIGQVDFRIDGGAWQTADPIDGLYNSDQEIFSMPLSANLTRSEHRLEIRPFDAIGNSATSEFTAYSFVVTDDKPKVTLLIDGIQAIPGDPIAELPQLTARVSSINPVTGGTINIDGTKTSLTFALTGSYYFASFTPALALASGIHSITIEAFDSLSQGATYEITPLYVQANKEPAVLGVPLTYPNPFNPGEGNAAISYLLSKPANITLTIHTLAGTLVAKKNYSSGTAGGRAGYNEVAWDGRSDGGTMTGNGIYIVLIVADGKVLAKGKITVYKQ; this comes from the coding sequence ATGAAAAATAAATTACTGATCGCCTTGCTTTTCCTGATCGCCGCCGCTCCGGTCTTGGCCACGGTCAATATAATCAATGAGGAATTGACCAGTGTCGACGACACTTCATTTATCGTCACCTGGACTACGACCGACGAAGCGGCTGCCACGGCGATCGAATACGGGATCGGCGGCTATTACGCGACCGCGACGGTCAGCGGCGCCACGAACTATCACTACTGCCGGGTCAGCGGGCTTTGGTCCAACACGACCTACAAATACCGGGTCCGCTCCGGCGGCGCCCTGGGCCCGGAACGGAGCGTCACCACGCTGGAACGGCCGACCGGCGAGTATCTCTTCAGTTTTGCCGTGCTGTCCGATCCGCGCTATGCCGAAGGCCGCACCCCCGACAGCACCGGCGCGCGCGGGATCCCCTATTCGGTCTGCGACAAGATCATCGATTCGACCGTCGCCGATCTCAACGCCCTCGCCGATAAACCGGCCTTTCTGGTCTTAAACGGCAACCAGGTCGATATCTGGACAACCGATTCCGGCGATCAGGCCAAGAACCAATTCAAAGCCCGCTTCGCCCCTTTTACCGGGGCCAGCGACTTGAATAACCCCGACTATCGCCTGAACCCGGTCCCCGGCTATTATGACAAGAAAGCCGACTACACCACCAACTGGATCAGCGACAACCTGAATCCGCTCCGCGACAATTTCACCCAGTACGTCACCGCCGACTCGGCGACCGACAGCGTTTACAATTACAGTTTCAGTTATAAACACTATAATTTTGTCTTTGCCGATTCGGTCCAGTCCGCCGGCAACGGCCGGATCAATATCAACGCCGTCCGCGACCTGGTGACGGCGGAAGCCAAAAAGACCTTTATTTTCTCCAGCTATCCGGCTTACGATTTTACCGGGGTCATTATCGACGGCGCGACCCAGCGCGATTACCCGATCGACCTGCCGACCGTGGAGGGGACGACCGCGATCGATAACGGCCAGAGCTTCCGCGACACGCTAGAGACGCTAACCTACAGCGCCGGCGGATTTAATTATCCCTTGGCGGCGGCGGTCGTCTCCGGCCACGTCGCCGATAATTACCGCCGGGATATTCACGGGATCTCCTATGTCAGGCAGGGACCGGCGCTCCAATATCCGACCGGCTATTCCGTTTATCGGGTTTACACCAACGGTTACACCAAAACCTTTTACAAAAGCAGCGGGCGGGACAGCGGCGACCGGCCTTATTACGAATATGCCCGAAGCCTGATCGGCGATTCCGGCGGCGTGATCAAAGAATTGCTGACCTCGTTCTGGCTCGGTTCCAACAGCATGCGGAACTTCAGCGTCACCTATCCCTACGCCCCCGGGATCGACCCGAGCATCAGCTCGACCATCCCGGCCGGCGGCGCCGTCAAAGCGCCGCTCAACCAGCCCTTCGTCGTCACTTTTAACAAGCGCATGTCCACCGCCGTTAATGCCGATTGGATCTTCGCCACGCCGACCATCATCAAAGGGACCCCGACGATCGATGCCAGCGGCCGGGTGATCACTTTCCCTCACTCCGGGCTTGAAACCGGCAAGACCTACACTATCACTTTGTTGAAAACCAAGGTTCGGGACGAAAGCGGCGGCGCGATGGCTAACGACCAATCCTTTTATTTCTACACGACCGACAGCGTCCCCGACTACGCGCCGCCAACTGCGGCAATCCTCAACCCGCCCACGAACAACCTGACGACCGATATCCGGCCGACCTTCCTGGGGATCGCCACCGATGAAGCCGGAATTGGGCAGGTCGACTTTCGGATCGACGGCGGCGCCTGGCAGACCGCCGACCCGATCGACGGCCTCTACAATTCCGATCAAGAGATCTTTTCCATGCCGCTCTCCGCCAACCTGACCAGGAGCGAACATCGCCTGGAGATCCGGCCGTTCGACGCGATCGGCAATTCAGCCACCTCGGAATTTACCGCGTACTCGTTTGTGGTCACGGACGACAAACCAAAGGTCACGCTACTGATCGACGGCATCCAGGCGATCCCGGGGGACCCGATCGCTGAATTGCCGCAGTTAACCGCCAGGGTCTCCTCGATCAATCCGGTCACCGGCGGCACGATCAATATCGACGGAACAAAGACCAGCCTGACTTTCGCCCTGACAGGCTCGTATTATTTCGCGTCTTTCACTCCCGCCCTGGCGCTGGCCAGCGGGATCCATTCGATCACCATTGAAGCGTTCGACTCTTTAAGTCAGGGAGCGACTTACGAGATCACCCCGCTTTACGTTCAGGCAAACAAGGAGCCGGCAGTCCTCGGCGTGCCGCTCACCTACCCTAATCCTTTCAATCCCGGGGAGGGGAACGCGGCGATCTCTTACCTGTTATCCAAACCAGCGAACATCACCCTCACCATCCACACTCTGGCCGGAACTTTAGTCGCGAAGAAAAACTACAGCTCCGGCACTGCCGGCGGACGGGCCGGTTATAACGAAGTCGCCTGGGACGGTCGCTCCGACGGCGGAACGATGACGGGGAATGGGATCTATATCGTTTTGATCGTCGCCGACGGCAAAGTTTTGGCCAAAGGAAAGATCACGGTGTATAAGCAATGA
- the coaE gene encoding dephospho-CoA kinase (Dephospho-CoA kinase (CoaE) performs the final step in coenzyme A biosynthesis.): MPNHKVIGLTGPIGSGKNEVARLFAKAGATVIDVDQVAHELYRRDYPLWQRLVEKFGAVILKKGGEIDRQKLGAIVFADPRKLKQLNKLVHPALKKEIERRTRNVERGTRDVVINAALLKEIGLIPLVDEVWVVTASEKARLARLLKKGLLRKQASERMKAQPVAANFLRIADKIVDNNGTLQTLKKQISPFIRAS; this comes from the coding sequence ATGCCAAACCATAAGGTAATCGGCTTGACCGGGCCGATCGGCTCCGGGAAGAATGAAGTTGCCCGATTATTCGCCAAAGCCGGGGCGACGGTGATCGATGTCGATCAAGTCGCTCATGAACTTTACCGCCGCGATTATCCGCTTTGGCAAAGGCTGGTTGAAAAATTCGGCGCGGTCATTCTAAAAAAGGGGGGGGAGATCGACCGGCAGAAGCTTGGCGCCATCGTTTTTGCCGATCCCCGGAAGCTTAAACAGCTGAATAAATTAGTTCATCCCGCCTTAAAAAAAGAAATAGAACGTAGAACGCGGAACGTAGAACGTGGAACACGGGACGTGGTGATAAATGCGGCTCTTCTGAAAGAGATCGGCCTCATTCCACTTGTAGATGAGGTTTGGGTCGTGACTGCCAGCGAGAAAGCCCGATTAGCCCGCCTGTTGAAAAAAGGGTTGCTTAGAAAACAAGCCAGTGAACGAATGAAGGCCCAACCGGTAGCCGCTAATTTTTTACGAATCGCCGATAAAATAGTGGATAATAACGGCACTCTCCAGACCTTAAAAAAACAAATTTCGCCTTTTATTCGCGCAAGTTGA
- a CDS encoding metallophosphoesterase has protein sequence MSKINNYYHRAAEIYHRIFNRSYPQVATKPVLSVAGLFHEITDIKQTLADVAYKFQVEASGVYNKYCLRQSTAGGALGSLIRIKGHAGGVVTIGDLHGNVDRLNAILKEFGPQLRSGELSLVFLGDLIHPERTNLADMRASLGLLNAVIQLKNTFPDRVHILRGNHDVILDGIKSPADRRRVIDHVLNHQRDPGLKLFVDLQNLNALDPSARGLRLGKNVDPKDPRTFVPQTVEFLRYLVNYYQNQGKSLAEIDQIVAGYQSFFDGCPLQAVVQHKDGVIYMAHSAIPNLPFPSTREMVEMKNNQQQVDQILWNRFEETPDTSKEQYGKSHIKAAINRLAVEFGVAPSQVYIYSGHEREKSWATSPDAAQPNYKIIHSNVDNNFGVGLFGESLIRDRLHVKKGWIPFSTVYEMGNARDASSLPAAA, from the coding sequence ATGTCAAAAATTAACAATTATTATCATCGGGCGGCCGAGATCTACCATCGGATCTTTAATCGTTCTTATCCTCAAGTGGCGACCAAGCCGGTCCTTTCGGTTGCCGGTCTTTTTCATGAGATTACCGATATTAAACAAACCCTGGCCGATGTCGCTTATAAGTTTCAAGTGGAAGCGAGCGGCGTATACAATAAATATTGTTTGCGGCAGTCAACGGCCGGCGGCGCGCTCGGCTCCTTGATCAGGATAAAAGGACATGCCGGCGGGGTCGTTACGATCGGCGACCTCCATGGGAATGTCGACCGCTTAAACGCGATCTTAAAAGAGTTCGGGCCCCAGCTCCGTTCGGGCGAACTTTCTTTGGTTTTTCTGGGCGACCTTATCCATCCGGAAAGAACCAATCTGGCGGACATGCGGGCCTCTCTCGGCCTGCTGAACGCGGTCATTCAACTGAAAAACACCTTTCCCGATCGGGTCCATATTTTAAGGGGCAATCATGATGTTATCCTGGACGGAATAAAATCTCCAGCCGACCGCCGCCGGGTGATCGATCATGTTTTAAACCATCAGCGCGATCCCGGCTTAAAATTATTTGTTGATCTCCAGAACCTTAATGCCCTCGATCCGTCGGCGAGGGGGTTGCGGTTGGGAAAAAATGTCGATCCGAAAGATCCGCGCACTTTTGTCCCCCAAACGGTCGAGTTTCTCCGCTATTTGGTCAATTACTATCAAAACCAGGGGAAAAGCTTGGCCGAGATCGACCAGATCGTCGCCGGTTACCAGTCTTTCTTCGACGGCTGCCCGCTGCAGGCGGTCGTTCAGCATAAAGACGGGGTGATTTACATGGCGCATTCAGCGATCCCCAATCTTCCTTTTCCCTCCACTCGGGAGATGGTCGAAATGAAAAATAATCAGCAACAGGTTGATCAGATCCTTTGGAACCGGTTTGAAGAAACGCCCGATACTTCAAAAGAACAGTACGGCAAATCGCATATTAAAGCGGCCATTAATCGGTTGGCTGTGGAATTTGGGGTCGCTCCGTCGCAAGTCTATATTTATTCCGGCCACGAGCGGGAAAAATCATGGGCAACTTCTCCGGACGCGGCCCAGCCGAACTACAAGATAATTCATTCGAACGTTGATAATAACTTTGGGGTCGGTTTGTTTGGCGAGAGCTTGATCCGGGACCGCTTACACGTTAAAAAAGGGTGGATCCCTTTCTCAACGGTCTATGAGATGGGGAATGCTCGCGACGCTAGCTCTTTGCCGGCGGCCGCTTAA